The Mugil cephalus isolate CIBA_MC_2020 chromosome 11, CIBA_Mcephalus_1.1, whole genome shotgun sequence genome includes a window with the following:
- the LOC125016824 gene encoding meiotic recombination protein REC8 homolog isoform X4, giving the protein MFYYPQVLKRHTGCFSTIWLVATKGIRVPRRDFLKVNVKSTCDDIMNYVLEQVPPPLPGLPRPRFSLYLSSQLQYGVVVVYHRQCVILLEELQSMVGQLVKQRTSQQIDMDVQSRQAPVLPDALSLQEEAEGAPDPFFGLMHLQEPMPSPGTLAEMSREYQREESPEHPEATSPASTAAAADADADAAAAAAASPVSLESSITASPDTITLRETEPVAIPVAEFEGEELAMQHPDIVDFLLAQTDHFPEGDVEPPRQEEVAPSEPEREPEMERGEHDLGQEEGTRELPGSTLELQPTATSAEDATLLPQEESGLPTERPGPPTDQLTPVSVPGLPSPPSVAEERQRRLRDLELEDIPPPQPRTRRRRRRQLIFFDPETQLSQEALQEQIDNPLTETRRPPLTLPPSRRLPPAADLFNNPCNSALPEEIESLWRPAATITPLSGSDLQPGDRGPESTDSERDGQPETVEEAEREEERLGLSPQEVQREMAEEEMFHDISAHGTLPLEVSDQREASREISPMPTSEREGSIVSRSVSTLPDIPEVLDELPGQAPSETPETLPELDEECLSARTMRAQQDVPYGDIIILPGSNFEELTL; this is encoded by the exons TGGTGGCTACAAAAGGCATCAGAGTCCCTCGACGGGACTTCCTGAAAGTCAACGTTAAAAGCACCTG CGACGACATCATGAACTACGTGCTGGAGCAGGTCCCGCCGCCTCTGCCAGGTCTGCCGCGACCTCGCTTCTCCCTCTACCTGTCCTCTCAGCTCCAGTACGGCGTCGTCGTGGTCTACCACCGACAGTGTGTTATCCTCCTGG AGGAGCTTCAGTCCATGGTGGGCCAGCTGGTGAAGCAGAGGACTTCACAGCAAATTGATATGGATGTCCAGAGCAG ACAAGCTCCGGTCCTGCCAGATGCTCTGTCTCtacaggaggaggcagagggagcTCCTGACCCTTTCTTTGGACTGATGCACCTTCAAGAACCCATGCCCAGCCCTGGTACCCTGGCAGAG ATGAGTCGGGAGTATCAGAGGGAGGAGTCTCCTGAGCATCCTGAAGCGACCAGTCCAGcctctactgctgctgctgctgatgccgatgccgatgctgctgctgctgctgctgcttctcccgTTTCTCTAGAAAGCA gCATTACCGCATCACCGGACACCATCACTCTGAGGGAGACGGAGCCTGTTGCCATCCCCGTTGCAGAG TTTGAGGGCGAAGAACTTGCTATGCAGCATCCGGACATTGTGGACTTCCTCTTGGCCCAAACAGATCACTTCCCTGAAG GAGACGTGGAGCCACCGAGACAAGAAGAAGTGGCACCAtcagagccagagagagagcCGGAAATGGAAAGAGGAGAGCACGACCTGGGGCAAGAGGAGGGAACGAGGGAGCTCCCAGGATCCACTCTGGA atTGCAGCCCACCGCCACCTCCGCTGAAGACGCCACGTTGCTGCCGCAGGAAGAGTCAGGACTTCCCACAGAGAGGCCCGGACCCCCGACAGATCAGCTCACCCCCGTGTCCGTCCCCGGCCTCCCCTCCCCGCCCTCTGTCGCGGAGGAACGTCAAAGACGTCTAAGAGATCTGGAGTTAGAG GATATTCCTCCTCCACAAccgaggaccaggaggaggaggaggaggcagctgaTCTTCTTTGACCCGGAGACGCAGCTCTCCCAGGAGGCCCTGCAGGAGCAGATCGACAACCCCCTGACCGAGACCAGGCGGCCTCCCCTCACCCTGCCTCCTTCTCGAAGGCTTCCTCCTGCCGCCGATCTCTTCAACAACCCCTGCAACT CAGCCTTGCCGGAGGAGATTGAGTCTCTATGGAGACCGGCCGCGACCATCACACCTCTCTCAGGCTCAGACCTGCAGCCCGGGGACAGAGGGCCCGAGTCCACTGACTCTGAGAGGGACGGACAGCCAGAGACGGTGGAGGAGgctgaaagagaggaggagagactcGGGCTCAGCCCCCAGGAG GTCCAGAGAGAAATGGCAGAAGAAGAGATGTTTCATGATATTTCAG CCCACGGTACACTGCCACTGGAGGTCTCTGACCAAAGGGAGGCGTCTCGAGAGATCTCCCCCATGCCAACATCTGAGAGAGAAGG GTCCATCGTCTCCAGGTCTGTCTCTACTCTACCCGACATCCCAGAGGTGCTGGATGAGCTGCCCGGACAAGCACCATCAGAGACTCCTGA gaCGCTGCCAGAGCTGGACGAGG AGTGTTTATCGGCCAGGACGATGCGCGCGCAGCAGGACGTACCTTATGGCGACATCATCATACTTCCTGGTTCCAACTTTGAAGAACTGACTTTGTAA
- the LOC125016824 gene encoding meiotic recombination protein REC8 homolog isoform X3 has product MFYYPQVLKRHTGCFSTIWLVATKGIRVPRRDFLKVNVKSTCDDIMNYVLEQVPPPLPGLPRPRFSLYLSSQLQYGVVVVYHRQCVILLEELQSMVGQLVKQRTSQQIDMDVQSRQAPVLPDALSLQEEAEGAPDPFFGLMHLQEPMPSPGTLAEMSREYQREESPEHPEATSPASTAAAADADADAAAAAAASPVSLESSITASPDTITLRETEPVAIPVAEFEGEELAMQHPDIVDFLLAQTDHFPEGDVEPPRQEEVAPSEPEREPEMERGEHDLGQEEGTRELPGSTLELQPTATSAEDATLLPQEESGLPTERPGPPTDQLTPVSVPGLPSPPSVAEERQRRLRDLELEDIPPPQPRTRRRRRRQLIFFDPETQLSQEALQEQIDNPLTETRRPPLTLPPSRRLPPAADLFNNPCNSALPEEIESLWRPAATITPLSGSDLQPGDRGPESTDSERDGQPETVEEAEREEERLGLSPQEVQREMAEEEMFHDISAHGTLPLEVSDQREASREISPMPTSEREGSIVSRSVSTLPDIPEVLDELPGQAPSETPETLPELDEGETPPVIFQSLLPPDADSRTVSNIFQKLLECLSARTMRAQQDVPYGDIIILPGSNFEELTL; this is encoded by the exons TGGTGGCTACAAAAGGCATCAGAGTCCCTCGACGGGACTTCCTGAAAGTCAACGTTAAAAGCACCTG CGACGACATCATGAACTACGTGCTGGAGCAGGTCCCGCCGCCTCTGCCAGGTCTGCCGCGACCTCGCTTCTCCCTCTACCTGTCCTCTCAGCTCCAGTACGGCGTCGTCGTGGTCTACCACCGACAGTGTGTTATCCTCCTGG AGGAGCTTCAGTCCATGGTGGGCCAGCTGGTGAAGCAGAGGACTTCACAGCAAATTGATATGGATGTCCAGAGCAG ACAAGCTCCGGTCCTGCCAGATGCTCTGTCTCtacaggaggaggcagagggagcTCCTGACCCTTTCTTTGGACTGATGCACCTTCAAGAACCCATGCCCAGCCCTGGTACCCTGGCAGAG ATGAGTCGGGAGTATCAGAGGGAGGAGTCTCCTGAGCATCCTGAAGCGACCAGTCCAGcctctactgctgctgctgctgatgccgatgccgatgctgctgctgctgctgctgcttctcccgTTTCTCTAGAAAGCA gCATTACCGCATCACCGGACACCATCACTCTGAGGGAGACGGAGCCTGTTGCCATCCCCGTTGCAGAG TTTGAGGGCGAAGAACTTGCTATGCAGCATCCGGACATTGTGGACTTCCTCTTGGCCCAAACAGATCACTTCCCTGAAG GAGACGTGGAGCCACCGAGACAAGAAGAAGTGGCACCAtcagagccagagagagagcCGGAAATGGAAAGAGGAGAGCACGACCTGGGGCAAGAGGAGGGAACGAGGGAGCTCCCAGGATCCACTCTGGA atTGCAGCCCACCGCCACCTCCGCTGAAGACGCCACGTTGCTGCCGCAGGAAGAGTCAGGACTTCCCACAGAGAGGCCCGGACCCCCGACAGATCAGCTCACCCCCGTGTCCGTCCCCGGCCTCCCCTCCCCGCCCTCTGTCGCGGAGGAACGTCAAAGACGTCTAAGAGATCTGGAGTTAGAG GATATTCCTCCTCCACAAccgaggaccaggaggaggaggaggaggcagctgaTCTTCTTTGACCCGGAGACGCAGCTCTCCCAGGAGGCCCTGCAGGAGCAGATCGACAACCCCCTGACCGAGACCAGGCGGCCTCCCCTCACCCTGCCTCCTTCTCGAAGGCTTCCTCCTGCCGCCGATCTCTTCAACAACCCCTGCAACT CAGCCTTGCCGGAGGAGATTGAGTCTCTATGGAGACCGGCCGCGACCATCACACCTCTCTCAGGCTCAGACCTGCAGCCCGGGGACAGAGGGCCCGAGTCCACTGACTCTGAGAGGGACGGACAGCCAGAGACGGTGGAGGAGgctgaaagagaggaggagagactcGGGCTCAGCCCCCAGGAG GTCCAGAGAGAAATGGCAGAAGAAGAGATGTTTCATGATATTTCAG CCCACGGTACACTGCCACTGGAGGTCTCTGACCAAAGGGAGGCGTCTCGAGAGATCTCCCCCATGCCAACATCTGAGAGAGAAGG GTCCATCGTCTCCAGGTCTGTCTCTACTCTACCCGACATCCCAGAGGTGCTGGATGAGCTGCCCGGACAAGCACCATCAGAGACTCCTGA gaCGCTGCCAGAGCTGGACGAGGGTGAGACGCCGCCTGTTATTTTTCAGTCTCTTTTGCCGCCTGACGCCGACAGCCGGACTGTCagcaacatttttcagaagCTGCTGG AGTGTTTATCGGCCAGGACGATGCGCGCGCAGCAGGACGTACCTTATGGCGACATCATCATACTTCCTGGTTCCAACTTTGAAGAACTGACTTTGTAA
- the LOC125016824 gene encoding meiotic recombination protein REC8 homolog isoform X2, which produces MFYYPQVLKRHTGCFSTIWLVATKGIRVPRRDFLKVNVKSTCDDIMNYVLEQVPPPLPGLPRPRFSLYLSSQLQYGVVVVYHRQCVILLEELQSMVGQLVKQRTSQQIDMDVQSRQAPVLPDALSLQEEAEGAPDPFFGLMHLQEPMPSPGTLAEMSREYQREESPEHPEATSPASTAAAADADADAAAAAAASPVSLESSITASPDTITLRETEPVAIPVAEFEGEELAMQHPDIVDFLLAQTDHFPEGDVEPPRQEEVAPSEPEREPEMERGEHDLGQEEGTRELPGSTLELQPTATSAEDATLLPQEESGLPTERPGPPTDQLTPVSVPGLPSPPSVAEERQRRLRDLELEDIPPPQPRTRRRRRRQLIFFDPETQLSQEALQEQIDNPLTETRRPPLTLPPSRRLPPAADLFNNPCNSLPEEIESLWRPAATITPLSGSDLQPGDRGPESTDSERDGQPETVEEAEREEERLGLSPQEVQREMAEEEMFHDISAHGTLPLEVSDQREASREISPMPTSEREGSIVSRSVSTLPDIPEVLDELPGQAPSETPETLPELDEGETPPVIFQSLLPPDADSRTVSNIFQKLLGERLPLRSSSLRPISHVEIVLMLKHQHRRKLLNQYSVYRPGRCARSRTYLMATSSYFLVPTLKN; this is translated from the exons TGGTGGCTACAAAAGGCATCAGAGTCCCTCGACGGGACTTCCTGAAAGTCAACGTTAAAAGCACCTG CGACGACATCATGAACTACGTGCTGGAGCAGGTCCCGCCGCCTCTGCCAGGTCTGCCGCGACCTCGCTTCTCCCTCTACCTGTCCTCTCAGCTCCAGTACGGCGTCGTCGTGGTCTACCACCGACAGTGTGTTATCCTCCTGG AGGAGCTTCAGTCCATGGTGGGCCAGCTGGTGAAGCAGAGGACTTCACAGCAAATTGATATGGATGTCCAGAGCAG ACAAGCTCCGGTCCTGCCAGATGCTCTGTCTCtacaggaggaggcagagggagcTCCTGACCCTTTCTTTGGACTGATGCACCTTCAAGAACCCATGCCCAGCCCTGGTACCCTGGCAGAG ATGAGTCGGGAGTATCAGAGGGAGGAGTCTCCTGAGCATCCTGAAGCGACCAGTCCAGcctctactgctgctgctgctgatgccgatgccgatgctgctgctgctgctgctgcttctcccgTTTCTCTAGAAAGCA gCATTACCGCATCACCGGACACCATCACTCTGAGGGAGACGGAGCCTGTTGCCATCCCCGTTGCAGAG TTTGAGGGCGAAGAACTTGCTATGCAGCATCCGGACATTGTGGACTTCCTCTTGGCCCAAACAGATCACTTCCCTGAAG GAGACGTGGAGCCACCGAGACAAGAAGAAGTGGCACCAtcagagccagagagagagcCGGAAATGGAAAGAGGAGAGCACGACCTGGGGCAAGAGGAGGGAACGAGGGAGCTCCCAGGATCCACTCTGGA atTGCAGCCCACCGCCACCTCCGCTGAAGACGCCACGTTGCTGCCGCAGGAAGAGTCAGGACTTCCCACAGAGAGGCCCGGACCCCCGACAGATCAGCTCACCCCCGTGTCCGTCCCCGGCCTCCCCTCCCCGCCCTCTGTCGCGGAGGAACGTCAAAGACGTCTAAGAGATCTGGAGTTAGAG GATATTCCTCCTCCACAAccgaggaccaggaggaggaggaggaggcagctgaTCTTCTTTGACCCGGAGACGCAGCTCTCCCAGGAGGCCCTGCAGGAGCAGATCGACAACCCCCTGACCGAGACCAGGCGGCCTCCCCTCACCCTGCCTCCTTCTCGAAGGCTTCCTCCTGCCGCCGATCTCTTCAACAACCCCTGCAACT CCTTGCCGGAGGAGATTGAGTCTCTATGGAGACCGGCCGCGACCATCACACCTCTCTCAGGCTCAGACCTGCAGCCCGGGGACAGAGGGCCCGAGTCCACTGACTCTGAGAGGGACGGACAGCCAGAGACGGTGGAGGAGgctgaaagagaggaggagagactcGGGCTCAGCCCCCAGGAG GTCCAGAGAGAAATGGCAGAAGAAGAGATGTTTCATGATATTTCAG CCCACGGTACACTGCCACTGGAGGTCTCTGACCAAAGGGAGGCGTCTCGAGAGATCTCCCCCATGCCAACATCTGAGAGAGAAGG GTCCATCGTCTCCAGGTCTGTCTCTACTCTACCCGACATCCCAGAGGTGCTGGATGAGCTGCCCGGACAAGCACCATCAGAGACTCCTGA gaCGCTGCCAGAGCTGGACGAGGGTGAGACGCCGCCTGTTATTTTTCAGTCTCTTTTGCCGCCTGACGCCGACAGCCGGACTGTCagcaacatttttcagaagCTGCTGGGTGAGAGGCTGCCGCTTCGCTCCTCGTCTCTTCGGCCCATCAGTCACGTTGAAATCGTGTTAATGTTAAAGCATCAACACCGGAGGAAGCTCTTAAATCAATAT AGTGTTTATCGGCCAGGACGATGCGCGCGCAGCAGGACGTACCTTATGGCGACATCATCATACTTCCTGGTTCCAACTTTGAAGAACTGA
- the LOC125016824 gene encoding meiotic recombination protein REC8 homolog isoform X1 — protein MFYYPQVLKRHTGCFSTIWLVATKGIRVPRRDFLKVNVKSTCDDIMNYVLEQVPPPLPGLPRPRFSLYLSSQLQYGVVVVYHRQCVILLEELQSMVGQLVKQRTSQQIDMDVQSRQAPVLPDALSLQEEAEGAPDPFFGLMHLQEPMPSPGTLAEMSREYQREESPEHPEATSPASTAAAADADADAAAAAAASPVSLESSITASPDTITLRETEPVAIPVAEFEGEELAMQHPDIVDFLLAQTDHFPEGDVEPPRQEEVAPSEPEREPEMERGEHDLGQEEGTRELPGSTLELQPTATSAEDATLLPQEESGLPTERPGPPTDQLTPVSVPGLPSPPSVAEERQRRLRDLELEDIPPPQPRTRRRRRRQLIFFDPETQLSQEALQEQIDNPLTETRRPPLTLPPSRRLPPAADLFNNPCNSALPEEIESLWRPAATITPLSGSDLQPGDRGPESTDSERDGQPETVEEAEREEERLGLSPQEVQREMAEEEMFHDISAHGTLPLEVSDQREASREISPMPTSEREGSIVSRSVSTLPDIPEVLDELPGQAPSETPETLPELDEGETPPVIFQSLLPPDADSRTVSNIFQKLLGERLPLRSSSLRPISHVEIVLMLKHQHRRKLLNQYSVYRPGRCARSRTYLMATSSYFLVPTLKN, from the exons TGGTGGCTACAAAAGGCATCAGAGTCCCTCGACGGGACTTCCTGAAAGTCAACGTTAAAAGCACCTG CGACGACATCATGAACTACGTGCTGGAGCAGGTCCCGCCGCCTCTGCCAGGTCTGCCGCGACCTCGCTTCTCCCTCTACCTGTCCTCTCAGCTCCAGTACGGCGTCGTCGTGGTCTACCACCGACAGTGTGTTATCCTCCTGG AGGAGCTTCAGTCCATGGTGGGCCAGCTGGTGAAGCAGAGGACTTCACAGCAAATTGATATGGATGTCCAGAGCAG ACAAGCTCCGGTCCTGCCAGATGCTCTGTCTCtacaggaggaggcagagggagcTCCTGACCCTTTCTTTGGACTGATGCACCTTCAAGAACCCATGCCCAGCCCTGGTACCCTGGCAGAG ATGAGTCGGGAGTATCAGAGGGAGGAGTCTCCTGAGCATCCTGAAGCGACCAGTCCAGcctctactgctgctgctgctgatgccgatgccgatgctgctgctgctgctgctgcttctcccgTTTCTCTAGAAAGCA gCATTACCGCATCACCGGACACCATCACTCTGAGGGAGACGGAGCCTGTTGCCATCCCCGTTGCAGAG TTTGAGGGCGAAGAACTTGCTATGCAGCATCCGGACATTGTGGACTTCCTCTTGGCCCAAACAGATCACTTCCCTGAAG GAGACGTGGAGCCACCGAGACAAGAAGAAGTGGCACCAtcagagccagagagagagcCGGAAATGGAAAGAGGAGAGCACGACCTGGGGCAAGAGGAGGGAACGAGGGAGCTCCCAGGATCCACTCTGGA atTGCAGCCCACCGCCACCTCCGCTGAAGACGCCACGTTGCTGCCGCAGGAAGAGTCAGGACTTCCCACAGAGAGGCCCGGACCCCCGACAGATCAGCTCACCCCCGTGTCCGTCCCCGGCCTCCCCTCCCCGCCCTCTGTCGCGGAGGAACGTCAAAGACGTCTAAGAGATCTGGAGTTAGAG GATATTCCTCCTCCACAAccgaggaccaggaggaggaggaggaggcagctgaTCTTCTTTGACCCGGAGACGCAGCTCTCCCAGGAGGCCCTGCAGGAGCAGATCGACAACCCCCTGACCGAGACCAGGCGGCCTCCCCTCACCCTGCCTCCTTCTCGAAGGCTTCCTCCTGCCGCCGATCTCTTCAACAACCCCTGCAACT CAGCCTTGCCGGAGGAGATTGAGTCTCTATGGAGACCGGCCGCGACCATCACACCTCTCTCAGGCTCAGACCTGCAGCCCGGGGACAGAGGGCCCGAGTCCACTGACTCTGAGAGGGACGGACAGCCAGAGACGGTGGAGGAGgctgaaagagaggaggagagactcGGGCTCAGCCCCCAGGAG GTCCAGAGAGAAATGGCAGAAGAAGAGATGTTTCATGATATTTCAG CCCACGGTACACTGCCACTGGAGGTCTCTGACCAAAGGGAGGCGTCTCGAGAGATCTCCCCCATGCCAACATCTGAGAGAGAAGG GTCCATCGTCTCCAGGTCTGTCTCTACTCTACCCGACATCCCAGAGGTGCTGGATGAGCTGCCCGGACAAGCACCATCAGAGACTCCTGA gaCGCTGCCAGAGCTGGACGAGGGTGAGACGCCGCCTGTTATTTTTCAGTCTCTTTTGCCGCCTGACGCCGACAGCCGGACTGTCagcaacatttttcagaagCTGCTGGGTGAGAGGCTGCCGCTTCGCTCCTCGTCTCTTCGGCCCATCAGTCACGTTGAAATCGTGTTAATGTTAAAGCATCAACACCGGAGGAAGCTCTTAAATCAATAT AGTGTTTATCGGCCAGGACGATGCGCGCGCAGCAGGACGTACCTTATGGCGACATCATCATACTTCCTGGTTCCAACTTTGAAGAACTGA